In Fusarium oxysporum f. sp. lycopersici 4287 chromosome 6, whole genome shotgun sequence, a single window of DNA contains:
- a CDS encoding hypothetical protein (At least one base has a quality score < 10): MGKYPLKELSSEVDQFQKGLIHLTGSVADHQYLIKTIGNWKRSLEITVWFRFTSDQLRSRIVEANHTNRLRNLFVFIYQETEIKKDDEEQRKRNPVIRSELKKFGLIELVFLGITLTVLQIKHLTDDEIKFIHEFLRQCIENNHLEPYLRQERFVTAIKNAHVIDLVEQDFSDFQKFKKDIEARNNELASKKRKKVSDNDPGTSVLIIS; the protein is encoded by the exons ATGGGCAAGTATCCTCTGAAAGAGCTATCGTCTGAGGTCGACCAATTTCAGAAAGGTTTAATACACCTCACTGGTTCTGTAGCTGACCACCAGTATTTGATCAAGACAATAGGAAATTGGAAAAGGAGTCTGGAGATTACTGTCTGGTTTCGCTTTACCTCCGATCAATTGCGTTCGAGAATAGTCGAAGCGAATCATACAAATCGGTTGCGAAATCTTTTCGTATTTATATATCAAGAAACTGAAATCAAAAAAGACGACGAGGAGCAGCGAAAGAGAAATCCTGTTATACGATCGGAGCTTAAGAAATTCGGACTCATTGAACTGGTGTTTCTCGGCATAACGCTCACTGTTCTTCAAATCAAACATCTTAccgatgatgagatcaaaTTCATTCACGAATTTCTTCGGCAATGTATAGAGAACAACCACCTTGAGCCCTACTTGCGCCAGGAAAGATTTGTCACGGCTATCAAGAATGCGCATGTCATTGATCTCGTGGAGCAAGACTTTTCAG ACTTCCAGAAATTTAAGAAGGATATAGAGGCTCGAAACAATGAGCTTGccagcaagaagaggaaaaagGTGTCAGATAATGATCCAGGTACATCCGTTCTCATCATTAGTTGA